One window of Branchiostoma lanceolatum isolate klBraLanc5 chromosome 6, klBraLanc5.hap2, whole genome shotgun sequence genomic DNA carries:
- the LOC136436483 gene encoding protein arginine N-methyltransferase 9-like: protein MDLDKNQTTNNLSTDWRMENGADSSSDESDIDEDDEDTGSSSCSDAGDRQTQLHLLQQTMDTAKLCLHHQDYQTAFTHYLMVVSIAPDLKPYVKDDFSLAVKLWVDELESMGRGEEALHSYQQALQVYPDCEGVVNNMGAHLFKHGYTDEAASYFIQALQLDPGHRSARENLQSVCNALVERWHFRMLNDKARNTAFHQAIQRAVLGGHDTVLDIGTGTGLLSMFAVQCGARTVHACEMSKTMYQLANKVLVTNGMQNSVHLHHIKSTDMTVPEHLPERVSLVVTETVDAGLLGEHILATLRHAWEHLLLPPKSTLNHPESVRHGRVIPGGATVHACIVECPDIRRNHTVLQTSCCGVDLSGLDITSQTAIHADTADQIPPDTEPYSSEVLNRVRGGFSCLTKPCQVFQMDFNDPQTFSPESLDHLQVFHLPVKHPGVVDAIVMWFDLHLDDETHLSTSPDQDTCWEQAIFPVHRHHLTESDCLTGGLQVAEGDTVVVSATCRGDCIRMWVSEVQHHKDGRQLHCTSIPNTQGEQLGEGSKEHRDAEMEASSCSSPMGLYHTSKDTPLSETSDQAEIVCLPQSDICVLNDSRFNDSFHTALHAYLSRTIGSNVVDLTGFCAGDSMETEGAQSSHERTGNCDVSVLDLGQGMSMVGLCAAKLGARKVRYSGQNSCSQKLLETLARRNGIPEGVVEFGPSSLEPTGSSGALWDVVATELVEPSGVLRQQVLEDLALARAYAIKPGGTILPCAASVYGVCIQSDVLIRENRVLGSEPTLGLKVADFMNIFQATTHQDITLSKLSHKPLTEPFHIFNFKLDEETHGDTLPSYLEQSKALVVMASDTGTILAVPFWFEIWVDSNNRLSTRDDSTHWKQAAVVLDKPVHVERGQQIILEASCQNSTISIVIKEQES from the exons ATGGATTTGGACAAAAATCAAACGACAAACAACCTATCCACTGATTGGAGGATGGAGAACGGAGCTGATTCTAGTTCTGATGAATCTG acatagatgaagatgatgaagatacAGGTTCCTCCTCCTGTAGTGATGctggagacagacagacacagctTCACCTGTTACAGCAGACCATGGACACTGCTAAACTGTGTCTACATCATCAGGACTACCAGACTGCCTTCACACATTACCTCATGGTGGTTAGTATAG caCCAGACCTGAAGCCTTATGTGAAGGATGACTTCAGCCTGGCAGTGAAGTTGTGGGTGGATGAGTTGGAgtccatggggaggggggaggaggCACTGCACAGCTACCAGCAGGCGCTACAGGTGTACCCTGACTGTGAGGGTGTGGTCAACAACATGGGGGCACACCTGTTTAA GCACGGCTACACTGATGAAGCAGCGTCATACTTCATCCAGGCCCTACAGCTGGACCCAGGTCATAGGTCAGCCAGGGAGAACCTCCAGTCGGTGTGTAACGCCCTGGTGGAGAGGTGGCACTTCAGGATGCTGAACGACAAGGCCAGGAACACCGCTTTTCATCAGGCAATACAACGAGCTGTGCTAGGGGGGCATGACACTGTGCTGGACATAGGGACAGGCACTGGGCTATTGAG CATGTTTGCTGTGCAGTGCGGTGCCAGGACTGTCCATGCCTGTGAGATGTCCAAGACAATGTACCAGTTGGCCAACAAAGTACTGGTCACCAATGGTATGCAGAACAGTGTCCACCTCCACCACATCAAGTCAACAGATATGACTGTTCCTGAACACCTGCCTGAAAG GGTATCTCTGGTTGTGACTGAGACTGTGGATGCAGGCTTGTTAGGTGAACACATCCTGGCCACACTGAGACATGCATGGGAACACCTACTGCTGCCTCCTAAATCTACACTCAACCACCCA GAGTCAGTGAGGCATGGTAGGGTGATCCCAGGCGGTGCGACAGTCCATGCCTGTATAGTGGAGTGTCCAGACATCAGACGTAACCACACGGTTCTACAGACTAGCTGCTGTGGAGTGGACCTGTCTGGACTGGACATCACCAGTCAAACTGCCATTCATGCAG ACACAGCTGACCAGATACCCCCTGATACAGAGCCTTACTCCTCTGAAGTGTTAAATCGAGTCAGAGGCGGGTTTTCTTGTCTTACAAAACCCTGTCAGGTATTCCAGATGGACTTCAACGATCCTCAG ACATTTTCGCCTGAATCTCTGGACCACCTGCAAGTTTTCCACCTGCCTGTGAAGCATCCAGGTGTGGTGGATGCCATTGTGATGTGGTTTGATTTGCACCTGGATGACGAGACGCACCTGTCCACTTCACCTGATCAGGACACCTGCTGGGAGCAGGCCATCTTCCCTGTGCACAGGCATCACCTGACAG AATCAGACTGCTTGACAGGGGGTCTCCAAGTTGCAGAGGGGGACACCGTCGTAGTGTCAGCTACCTGTCGTGGGGACTGTATCAGGATGTGGGTGTCTGAGGTGCAGCATCACAAAGATGGCAGACAGCTGCACTGCACTTCCATTCCAAACACACAGGGGGAGCAACTTGGAGAAGGTTCCAAAGAACACAGAGATGCTGAAATGGAGGCCTCCTCTTGTAGTTCACCAATGGGCCTGTACCACACAAGTAAAGATACACCTCTTTCCGAAACTTCGGACCAAGCAGAAATTGTATGCCTTCCTCAAAGTGACATCTGTGTCTTGAATGATAGTAGATTTAATGACAGCTTCCACACTGCTCTACATGCTTACCTTTCAAGAACCATTGGGAGCAATGTTGTAGACTTAACTGGCTTCTGTGCAGGAGACAGTATGGAAACAGAAGGGGCTCAGAGTTCACATGAAAGAACAGGAAATTGTGATGTATCAGTGTTAGATCTTGGCCAGGGAATGTCGATGGTAGGGCTCTGTGCTGCCAAGCTTGGCGCAAGGAAGGTCAGATATTCCGGCCAGAATTCCTGCTCTCAGAAACTGCTTGAAACGTTGGCAAGAAGGAATGGAATACCGGAAGGAGTTGTGGAGTTTGGACCCAGTTCCCTGGAACCAACAGGAAGCAGTGGTGCATTGTGGGATGTGGTAGCGACAGAGCTGGTGGAGCCATCGGGAGTGCTGAGACAGCAGGTTCTGGAGGACTTGGCTTTGGCAAG GGCATATGCTATTAAACCAGGAGGAACCATCCTACCCTGTGCTGCATCAGTGTATGGTGTGTGTATACAGTCAGATGTCCTGATCAGGGAAAACAGGGtgttgggctcagaaccaaCACTGGGGCTAAAGGTGGCAGACTTCATGAATATCTTCCAG GCAACAACCCACCAGGACATCACCCTCTCCAAACTTTCCCACAAACCCCTTACAGAGCCCTTCCacatcttcaacttcaagctGGACGAGGAAACCCACGGTGACACCCTCCCCTCGTACTTGGAACAGTCCAAGGCGCTGGTGGTCATGGCATCTGACACTGGGACAATATTGGCTGTACCATTCTGGTTTGAGATCTGGGTGGACTCAAACAATAGATTGAGTACAAGGGATGATAGCACTCATTGGAAACAGGCTGCAGTTGTACTGGATAAACCAGTGCATGTGGAGAGAGGACAGCAAATAATTTTAGAAGCCAGTTGTCAGAATAGTACGATCTCCATTGTTATCAAAGAACAAGAAAGCTAA
- the LOC136436484 gene encoding coiled-coil domain-containing protein 22 homolog produces MEEVDNIIIHTLREIGCGLDDDVQSLKHFSTENIVEATVKCLRVIGDGVNISPALPPGMSARYRVGTQLATSCQELGFRGDIGYQTFLYSNEADIRRVLMFLMEKMPKETAEAASEPMGKSAMLKRSIAAELDKQMKSAWTPSYCKQDGLCWRGTKPRQWHREGLSGVKRFHSCPVRSPEGVGDVTKKTPKEFKRYYDKHLQPLTSQPPQGSQVVPSVLEANELSVTAQQEWETEWNQHGLPSRLSQEDYKARKRQRLEKRISDQLRQAIQLETSKATAGRDLLQMLSSFTDRGVGKGVTKGSRFTHTEKLQFAQDEETAAQMMGEGPRVDTEEEMQRKREEEVEQLRGQLEEVTGQLQSLDVEMKKFTAGIQQMEEKVNTEVRGRSDKEEAYKVKKRTLDLLPDAENNITKLQGVVDGSSQRLVNLAQQWEKHRVPLIQQYRELKELNANRESQSEKKLEEIKSLREKMKEVADEARGKDDVYKQLASEYERMTKDVNRGAYTKRIMEIVGNIKKQKEEIDKILIDTRDVQKEINQLTGKLDRTFAVTDELIFRDAKKDEAVRKAYKSLAALHENCEQLIKTVEETGGILREIRDLEDQIETEGAKKTTQNLDRIQGDFKQMKQENSSIMAKLKGK; encoded by the exons ATGGAAGAAGTGGACAACATTATTATCCACACTCTCCGAGAAATCGGCTG tgggTTGGACGATGATGTCCAGAGCCTGAAACACTTCAGTACTGAGAACATTGTAGAAGCGACAGTGAAGTGCCTACGAGTGATCGGTGATGGAGTCAACATCTCCCCAGCCCTTCCCCCCGGCATGTCCGCCAGGTACAGGGTCGGCACACAGCTCGCTACGTCATGTCAG GAGCTGGGGTTCAGAGGGGACATTGGGTACCAAACCTTCCTGTATTCCAACGAGGCCGACATTAGGAGAGTCCTCATGTTCCTCATGGAGAAGATGCCTAAAGAGACCGCCGAAGCTGCCTCAGAACCCATGG GgaagtccgccatgttgaagCGTAGCATAGCGGCAGAGTTAGACAAACAGATGAAGTCGGCGTGGACGCCATCGTACTGTAAACAAGACGGTCTGTGCTGGAGGGGGACCAAACCACGGCAGTGGCACAGGGAG GGTCTGAGTGGAGTCAAGAGGTTTCATTCCTGTCCTGTCCGCTCACCTGAAGGAGTTGGTGATGTCACAAAAAAGACTCCAAAAG AGTTCAAGAGGTACTATGACAAGCACCTGCAGCCCCTGACGTCCCAGCCCCCTCAGGGTTCACAGGTGGTTCCATCTGTCCTGGAGGCTAACGAGCTGTCAGTCACCGCCCAGCAGGAGTGGGAAACTGAGTGGAACCAGCACGGCCTACCCTCAAGACTGTCACAGGAG GATTATAAAGCAAGGAAGAGACAGAGGTTGGAAAAGAGAATATCAGACCAGCTACGACAGGCTATCCAGCTGGAGACCAGCAAGGCTACCGCTGGCAGGGATCTTCTACAG ATGCTGAGCTCTTTCACTGACAGGGGTGTAGGAAAGGGCGTGACCAAAGGGTCAAGGTTCACTCATACTGAGAAGCTCCAGTTTGCTCAG GACGAAGAAACAGCAGCCCAAATGATGGGAGAGGGACCAAGAGTGGACACAGAAGAG GAGATGCAGAGGAAGAGAGAGGAGGAGGTGGAGCAGCTGCGGGGACAGCTGGAGGAGGTCACAGGTCAGCTGCAGTCGCTGGATGTGGAGATGAAGAAGTTTACAGCTGGGATACAGCAG ATGgaagaaaaggtgaatacagaGGTTCGAGGGAGGAGCGACAAGGAGGAGGCTTACAAGGTCAAGAAGAGGACGTTAGACCTTCTTCCGGATGCTGAGAACAACATCACAAAATTACAG GGGGTGGTAGATGGCAGTTCTCAGAGACTTGTGAACCTGGCCCAGCAGTGGGAGAAACACAGGGTTCCCCTCATCCAGCAGTACAGGGAACTCAAGGAACTTAACGCTAACAGAGAG TCTCAGTCGGAGAAGAAACTAGAAGAGATCAAGAGTCTGAGggagaagatgaaggaggtTGCAGACGAGGCCAGGGGCAAAGACGATGTTTACAAACAGCTG GCATCTGAATATGAGAGGATGACTAAGGATGTAAACAGAGGTGCCTACACCAAGAGGATCATGGAGATAGTGGGGAACATCAAGAAACAAAAGGAAGAGATTGACAAG ATTCTGATAGACACGAGGGATGTTCAGAAGGAAATCAACCAACTCACAGGCAAGCTGGACAGGACTTTTGCTGTCACCGATGAACTTATTTTTAGG GATGCCAAGAAAGATGAGGCTGTGAGGAAAGCCTACAAGTCTTTAGCAGCTCTACATGAG AACTGTGAGCAGTTGATCAAGACAGTTGAGGAGACGGGAGGGATCCTGAGAGAGATCAGGGATCTGGAGGATCAG aTTGAAACTGAAGgggccaagaagaccacacagaACCTGGACAGGATCCAGGGGGATTTCAAACAgatgaaacaagaaaattccAGCATCATGGCTAAACTTAAGGGCAAATAA
- the LOC136436488 gene encoding thiol S-methyltransferase TMT1A-like has translation MQLKSNRATIFTQVKVKRSTTFRELLEKRNNMAVVWWILTFVGILVTALLTQQGRTMLLLIYRKVYAYVLSRIAKSYNKKMSPFKEKLFEDLKTHPASVAGNLTVLEIGVGAGANFKFYPPGTSVIAVDPNPEFDKYLMKNAEEFGEVKLQQFVIAPGENMADVADHSVDAVVCTLVMCSVADQPKVLSEIKRVLKPGGKFYYMEHVRGTPGTWVYTFQNWVDIVWPYLADGCTVRSELWNHLDTAGFSQVDYQKFNAPLKMALIEPHLMGTATK, from the exons ATGCAGCTGAAATCCAACCGCGCCACAATATTCACGCAGGTGAAAGTGAAAAGGTCAACGACCTTTCGTGAACTCTTGGAAAAGCGTAACAACATGGCGGTGGTCTGGTGGATTCTTACGTTCGTTGGGATTTTAGTTACCGCTCTCCTGACTCAACAAGGCAGGACCATGCTTCTTCTGATATACAGGAAGGTTTATGCATATGTTCTGTCTCGTATAGCGAAGTCCTACAACAAGAAGATGTCCCCATTTAAGGAGAAACTGTTCGAAGACTTGAAGACCCATCCGGCCTCGGTGGCAGGGAACCTCACCGTGTTGGAGATCGGGGTCGGTGCCGGGGCAAACTTCAAGTTCTACCCGCCCGGGACTTCAGTCATCGCCGTGGATCCAAACCCGGAGTTCGACAAGTATTTGATGAAGAACGCGGAGGAGTTTGGGGAGGTAAAACTGCAGCAGTTCGTGATAGCGCCCGGAGAAAACATGGCGGACGTGGCTGATCACTCGGTGGACGCTGTGGTGTGTACACTGGTCATGTGCTCCGTGGCTGACCAGCCGAAGGTCCTGTCCGAAATCAAGAGGGTTCTAAAACCA GGAGGGAAGTTTTACTACATGGAGCACGTGCGTGGGACCCCGGGTACCTGGGTGTACACCTTTCAGAACTGGGTGGACATAGTCTGGCCATACCTGGCCGACGGATGTACCGTCAGGTCTGAACTCTGGAACCACCTCGACACCGCCGGGTTCTCACAAGTCGACTATCAGAAGTTCAATGCACCGCTGAAGATGGCTCTTATAGAACCACATCTTATGGGAACTGCGACAAAGTAG